From the genome of Eucalyptus grandis isolate ANBG69807.140 chromosome 2, ASM1654582v1, whole genome shotgun sequence, one region includes:
- the LOC104425690 gene encoding histone deacetylase 5 isoform X2 — translation MEAVDSGSDGASRGQRRVGIAYDERMCRHHTPDNAPHPENPDRIRAIWNELQAAGITQRCEVLNAKEAEDKYILSVHSKSHVDLIRNISSKQFNSRRNIIASEFDSIYLNKGSSEAAYLAAGSVIEVAKRVAKGELDSAFAIVRPPGHHAEHDEAMGFCLYNNVAIATKFLLNKKELGINKILIVDWDVHHGNGTQKTFRKDPRVLFFSVHRHEFGSFYPASDDGDYTMIGEGPGAGYNINVPLGYGRHGDADYLAVWDHILIPVAKQFNPDMILISAGFDAAVGDPLGGCCVTPYGYAMMLKKLVDFARGKIVLALEGGYNLASISNSALACMEVLLDDKTVASSTKAYPFESTWRVIQAVRQELKAFWSVLADESPTKLTSQKAPIPQILISSCDSEAEDVEELLQDFIRPLSTFRVDEDHHESASVSWRSDLSIIDIWYATFGSNMWKPRFLCYIEGGQVDGMQKPCSGSMDKSPPKEILWKTFPHRLFFGRESTRAWGLGGVAFLHPESKDEDIVHMCLYKITLEQFNDVLLQENVSSYGMSSPFFDLTSLDCSKEKGSIDLEAVKNSWYHNVVYLGMEQDIPILTMTCNMSDIKNFKSGKFPLRAPSEDYANTLIRGLVEGGQLSEEEAMSYIKDAATKPL, via the exons ATGGAAGCTGTGGACTCCGGGAGCGACGGCGCGAGCCGGGGTCAGCGAAGAGTCGGGATAGCGTACGACGAGAGGATGTGCAGGCATCACACCCCTGACAACGCGCCTCACCCTGAAAACCCTGATCGCATCAGAGCCATCTGGAACGAGCTCCAAGCTGCCGGCATCACTCAAAG GTGTGAGGTTTTGAATGCCAAAGAAGCAgaagataaatatattttgtcaGTCCACAGCAAAAGTCATGTTGATCTGATTAGGAACATAAGTTCCAAACAGTTTAACTCTCGCAGAAATATAATAGCTTCAGAGTTTGATTCGATATACCTGAATAAAGGGTCATCGGAAGCTGCTTATCTTGCTGCTGGTTCTGTTAtagag GTTGCTAAAAGAGTTGCCAAAGGAGAATTAGACTCTGCTTTCGCTATTGTAAGGCCTCCTGGACATCATGCTGAACATGATGAAGCAATGGGATTTTGTCTCTACAACAATGTTGCTATTGCTACAAAGTTTCTTTTAAACAAGAAA gAATTGGGCATCAACAAAATCTTGATTGTTGACTGGGATGTTCACCACGGAAATGGTACTCAGAAGACATTCCGGAAAGATCCTCGCGTTTTGTTCTTCTCTGTCCATAG GCATGAGTTTGGGTCCTTTTATCCAGCCAGTGATGATGGTGACTATACAATGATTGGAGAAGGTCCCGGGGCTGGGTATAATATAAATGTCCCCTTGGGGTATGGTCGGCATGGAGATGCGGACTATCTAGCAGTATGGGACCACATCCTGATCCCTGTTGCTAAGCAATTCAATCCTGACATGATACTAATTTCTGCGGGTTTTGATGCAG CTGTTGGTGATCCTTTGGGAGGTTGTTGTGTCACTCCATATGGATACGCAATGATGTTGAAGAAG TTGGTGGACTTTGCACGAGGTAAGATAGTATTAGCATTAGAAGGAGGATACAATCTcgcctcaatttcaaattcagcCCTTGCATGCATGGAAGTTTTGCTGGATGACAAAACTGTCGCTAGTTCTACCAAAGCCTATCCTTTTGAGTCCACATGGCGAGTAATACAAGCG GTTCGTCAAGAACTAAAAGCTTTCTGGTCAGTACTTGCTGATGAATCGCCAACCAAGTTAACAAGTCAAAAAGCACCCATTCCG CAAATTCTCATTTCAAGCTGTGACTCTGAAGCTGAAGATGTTGAGGAGCTTCTGCAGGATTTCATTCGACCTCTTTCAACATTCAGGGTTGATGAAGATCATCATG AATCTGCTTCTGTGTCCTGGAGATCAGATCTTTCGATAATTGACATCTGGTATGCCACCTTTGGATCAAATATGTGGAAGCCTAGGTTCCTCTGCTATATTGAAGGTGGACAG GTGGATGGCATGCAAAAGCCATGTTCTGGCTCGATGGACAAAAGCCCGCCTAAAGAGATTTTGTGGAAGACCTTTCCTCACCGATTATTCTTTGGCAGGGAATCCACACGCGCATGGGGTTTGGGAGGAGTTGCTTTCCTTCATCCCGAAAGCAAGGATGAGGATATTGTGCACATGTGCCTGTATAAGATAAC GTTAGAGCAGTTCAATGATGTCTTGCTTCAGGAAAATGTTTCCAGCTATGGCATGAGTTCTCCTTTTTTTGATCTTACATCTTTGGACTGCAGTAAAGAAAAAGGATCCATCGACTTGGAAGCTGTCAAG AATAGTTGGTACCATAACGTTGTTTACTTGGGAATGGAGCAAGACATCCCCATACTCACAATGAC GTGCAACATGTCGGATATCAAAAACTTCAAGTCGGGGAAGTTTCCTTTGCGCGCTCCAAGTGAAGACTATGCCAACACGTTGATAAGAGGCTTGGTGGAAGGAGGGCAGCTCTCGGAAGAGGAAGCCATGTCCTACATCAAGGACGCTGCTACGAAGCCCTTATAG
- the LOC104425720 gene encoding CASP-like protein 1D1: protein MAETAEPQKLVELEKVPDPEAGVPPKGEEAPPEPPLPPPVPAPPVETCVLVDVALRVLLFAATLTAVVVMVTANQTKVVPVPVPGVGSQAPVEAKFQNSPAIVYFVAALSVAGLYSIIAALASISVILTPIFAASFQLFFLISDVVVLGLVASATGTAGTVGYIGLKGDTHANWGKVCNVYDKFCQHIGSATAVSLFAAVVLVFLITLSVLSIHKKIPQCQ, encoded by the exons ATGGCTGAGACAGCGGAACCCCAGAAGCTGGTCGAGCTCGAGAAAGTGCCCGACCCCGAGGCCGGCGTGCCCCCGAAAGGAGAGGAGGCGCCCCCAGAACCCCCACTTCCGCCCCCAGTGCCGGCGCCGCCGGTGGAAACTTGCGTCTTGGTTGACGTGGCGCTTAGGGTTTTGCTCTTCGCAGCGACACTGACCGCTGTGGTGGTGATGGTCACGGCCAACCAAACAAAGGTGGTGCCGGTGCCGGTGCCGGGGGTGGGGAGCCAGGCTCCGGTCGAGGCCAAGTTCCAGAACTCGCCGGCTATTGT ATACTTTGTGGCAGCCTTATCAGTGGCTGGCCTTTATAGCATCATCGCCGCACTCGCATCAATTTCTGTGATCTTGACGCCAATTTTCGCCGCAAGTTTCCAGCTCTTCTTCCTGATCTCTGATGTG GTGGTGCTCGGCCTCGTCGCGTCAGCCACGGGCACTGCCGGCACGGTCGGCTACATCGGCCTGAAGGGCGACACCCACGCGAACTGGGGAAAAGTTTGCAATGTTTATGACAAGTTCTGCCAGCACATCGGAAGCGCCACCGCCGTCTCGCTCTTCGCCGCCGTCGTCCTCGTCTTCCTCATCACCCTCTCCGTCTTATCTATCCACAAGAAGATCCCCCAGTGCCAGTAG
- the LOC104425690 gene encoding histone deacetylase 5 isoform X1, whose protein sequence is MEAVDSGSDGASRGQRRVGIAYDERMCRHHTPDNAPHPENPDRIRAIWNELQAAGITQRCEVLNAKEAEDKYILSVHSKSHVDLIRNISSKQFNSRRNIIASEFDSIYLNKGSSEAAYLAAGSVIEVAKRVAKGELDSAFAIVRPPGHHAEHDEAMGFCLYNNVAIATKFLLNKKELGINKILIVDWDVHHGNGTQKTFRKDPRVLFFSVHRHEFGSFYPASDDGDYTMIGEGPGAGYNINVPLGYGRHGDADYLAVWDHILIPVAKQFNPDMILISAGFDAAVGDPLGGCCVTPYGYAMMLKKLVDFARGKIVLALEGGYNLASISNSALACMEVLLDDKTVASSTKAYPFESTWRVIQAVRQELKAFWSVLADESPTKLTSQKAPIPQILISSCDSEAEDVEELLQDFIRPLSTFRVDEDHHVLAESASVSWRSDLSIIDIWYATFGSNMWKPRFLCYIEGGQVDGMQKPCSGSMDKSPPKEILWKTFPHRLFFGRESTRAWGLGGVAFLHPESKDEDIVHMCLYKITLEQFNDVLLQENVSSYGMSSPFFDLTSLDCSKEKGSIDLEAVKNSWYHNVVYLGMEQDIPILTMTCNMSDIKNFKSGKFPLRAPSEDYANTLIRGLVEGGQLSEEEAMSYIKDAATKPL, encoded by the exons ATGGAAGCTGTGGACTCCGGGAGCGACGGCGCGAGCCGGGGTCAGCGAAGAGTCGGGATAGCGTACGACGAGAGGATGTGCAGGCATCACACCCCTGACAACGCGCCTCACCCTGAAAACCCTGATCGCATCAGAGCCATCTGGAACGAGCTCCAAGCTGCCGGCATCACTCAAAG GTGTGAGGTTTTGAATGCCAAAGAAGCAgaagataaatatattttgtcaGTCCACAGCAAAAGTCATGTTGATCTGATTAGGAACATAAGTTCCAAACAGTTTAACTCTCGCAGAAATATAATAGCTTCAGAGTTTGATTCGATATACCTGAATAAAGGGTCATCGGAAGCTGCTTATCTTGCTGCTGGTTCTGTTAtagag GTTGCTAAAAGAGTTGCCAAAGGAGAATTAGACTCTGCTTTCGCTATTGTAAGGCCTCCTGGACATCATGCTGAACATGATGAAGCAATGGGATTTTGTCTCTACAACAATGTTGCTATTGCTACAAAGTTTCTTTTAAACAAGAAA gAATTGGGCATCAACAAAATCTTGATTGTTGACTGGGATGTTCACCACGGAAATGGTACTCAGAAGACATTCCGGAAAGATCCTCGCGTTTTGTTCTTCTCTGTCCATAG GCATGAGTTTGGGTCCTTTTATCCAGCCAGTGATGATGGTGACTATACAATGATTGGAGAAGGTCCCGGGGCTGGGTATAATATAAATGTCCCCTTGGGGTATGGTCGGCATGGAGATGCGGACTATCTAGCAGTATGGGACCACATCCTGATCCCTGTTGCTAAGCAATTCAATCCTGACATGATACTAATTTCTGCGGGTTTTGATGCAG CTGTTGGTGATCCTTTGGGAGGTTGTTGTGTCACTCCATATGGATACGCAATGATGTTGAAGAAG TTGGTGGACTTTGCACGAGGTAAGATAGTATTAGCATTAGAAGGAGGATACAATCTcgcctcaatttcaaattcagcCCTTGCATGCATGGAAGTTTTGCTGGATGACAAAACTGTCGCTAGTTCTACCAAAGCCTATCCTTTTGAGTCCACATGGCGAGTAATACAAGCG GTTCGTCAAGAACTAAAAGCTTTCTGGTCAGTACTTGCTGATGAATCGCCAACCAAGTTAACAAGTCAAAAAGCACCCATTCCG CAAATTCTCATTTCAAGCTGTGACTCTGAAGCTGAAGATGTTGAGGAGCTTCTGCAGGATTTCATTCGACCTCTTTCAACATTCAGGGTTGATGAAGATCATCATG TGCTTGCAGAATCTGCTTCTGTGTCCTGGAGATCAGATCTTTCGATAATTGACATCTGGTATGCCACCTTTGGATCAAATATGTGGAAGCCTAGGTTCCTCTGCTATATTGAAGGTGGACAG GTGGATGGCATGCAAAAGCCATGTTCTGGCTCGATGGACAAAAGCCCGCCTAAAGAGATTTTGTGGAAGACCTTTCCTCACCGATTATTCTTTGGCAGGGAATCCACACGCGCATGGGGTTTGGGAGGAGTTGCTTTCCTTCATCCCGAAAGCAAGGATGAGGATATTGTGCACATGTGCCTGTATAAGATAAC GTTAGAGCAGTTCAATGATGTCTTGCTTCAGGAAAATGTTTCCAGCTATGGCATGAGTTCTCCTTTTTTTGATCTTACATCTTTGGACTGCAGTAAAGAAAAAGGATCCATCGACTTGGAAGCTGTCAAG AATAGTTGGTACCATAACGTTGTTTACTTGGGAATGGAGCAAGACATCCCCATACTCACAATGAC GTGCAACATGTCGGATATCAAAAACTTCAAGTCGGGGAAGTTTCCTTTGCGCGCTCCAAGTGAAGACTATGCCAACACGTTGATAAGAGGCTTGGTGGAAGGAGGGCAGCTCTCGGAAGAGGAAGCCATGTCCTACATCAAGGACGCTGCTACGAAGCCCTTATAG
- the LOC104425706 gene encoding uncharacterized protein LOC104425706: MDAATTTIIIASSSSSYFAPPRLARPSSPRFPSSVRLPSSGTSRAPSVSGISRLDPRLKSPPSTPRSLRVRALSVAGARGEEMAVSSTGAVGQNDLLIVGPGVLGRLVAERWREEHSGCQIHGQTVTSDHHDELVKLGIIPSLKGTKTDQRFPYVIFCAPPSRTSDYPGDVRLAALSWNGEGSFLFTSSSAPYDCNDNGNCDEDSPVVPIGRSPRTDVLLKAEAVVTEFGGSVIRLAGLYQADRGAHSYWLQKGTVEVRPDHILNLIHYEDAASLSVAIMKKKLRSRIFLGCDNHPLSRQEVMDIVEKSGKFSKKFEGFTGTNDPLGKKLNNSKTRAEIGWEPKYPSFSHFLGVAE; encoded by the exons ATGgatgccgccaccaccaccatcatcatagcttcttcttcttcttcgtacTTCGCTCCGCCTCGTCTCGCTCGACCCTCTTCTCCTCGCTTCCCGAGCTCCGTACGCCTCCCCTCGAGCGGCACCAGCCGGGCCCCATCGGTCTCCGGGATCTCCCGTCTCGATCCGCGGCTCAAATCGCCACCGTCGACGCCGCGGAGCCTCCGAGTACGCGCCCTCTCTGTCGCGG GAGCACGAGGTGAAGAAATGGCGGTTTCGTCTACCGGAGCGGTTGGACAGAACGATTTGCTGATTGTCGGACCTGGCGTTCTTGGGCGCTTGGTGGCAGAAAGATGGCGTGAG GAGCATTCAGGCTGCCAAATTCATGGGCAGACAGTGACTTCTGATCATCATGACGAGTTGGTCAAGTTGGGGATTATACCATCCTTGAAAGGAACAAAGACAGATCAGCGGTTTCCTTATGTGATTTTTTGTGCTCCACCATCACGAACTTCTGACTATCCTGGTGATGTCAG ACTGGCTGCCCTGAGCTGGAATGGGGAAGGTTCTTTCTTATTCACATCAAGCTCTGCTCCATATGACTGCAACGACAATGGAAACTGTGATGAG GATAGTCCTGTTGTCCCTATTGGTAGGAGCCCTAGGACAGATGTTCTTCTGAAAGCAGAAGCAGTGGTGACGGAATTTGGTGGCTCTGTTATTAGATTGGCTGGACTTTAC CAAGCAGATAGGGGTGCACATTCTTATTGGCTACAGAAGGGAACTGTTGAAGTTCGTCCAGATCACATCCTCAATCTCATACACTATGAG GATGCTGCTTCCCTCTCAGTTGCAATTATGAAAAAGAAACTTCGTAGCAGGATCTTCTTGGGATGTGACAATCACCCTTTATCCAG GCAGGAAGTGATGGACATTGTGGAGAAAAGTGGCAAATTTAGTAAAAAGTTTGAGGGTTTCACTG GAACTAATGATCCGCTGGGTAAGAAATTGAACAACTCGAAAACTCGTGCAGAAATAGGATGGGAACCCAAGTATCCAAGCTTCTCACATTTTCTTGGAGTAGCTGAGTAA